The genomic region CTCACCCCAGCACTCTGGCTGGCCTCGTGTGGCGTAGGGGTCGCGATAATCGTAGCGGCCCATAACGTTGAGCATGCTGACCGCATCTTTCACCGAGCGGGTAAGTGGCCCTAAATGCGAAAGGCTGGGTTCTTTAGAAGGCGGCCATTGGGGCGTCCAGCCGAACGTGGGCTTAAAACCAAAAACGCCGGTAAATGCTGCGGGAATTCGGATAGACCCTCCAGAGTCACCTCCTTGGTGGAGCACACCCATATTCAGCGCCGCCGCCGCAGCGGCCCCACCGGAAGAGCCGCCCGCTGTCAGCCGCGTATCCCAAGGGTTAGCGGTAGCGCCAAAGACCCGGTTATCCGTGACTGCCTTCCAGCCAAATTCAGGGGTGTTGGTTTTGCCAAGAATAATTGCGCCTGCTTCTCGTAGCATTCTGGCGGGTGGTGCATCGGTATCGCAGAGCGCATCTGAGGTGGTGAGCGACCCCTCTCGGCAGGGCATACCTGCTACCTGGGTAAGATCCTTAATAGAAATGGGAACGCCATCGATTGGACTCAACGGTTTGTCTTGCCCCCAGCGCCTTGCCGAAGCCTTGGCAGCGCTTTCAGCGCCCTCTGTATCCACATACACGTAAGCGTTTACCTGTTTGTTAAACTGCTCAATGCGCCCAAGGGCCGCTCGGGTTGCCTCTAAGGGTGAGGCCTGCTGGGATTCGTAGAGGTTGGCTAGCGAGCGGGCGTCCATTAGGCCTAGGTCGGTATCGCTCATTGATCGCTCCTTGCGCTTCGTTAATACAATAAACCTCATGTAAGCCTAGGCAAGCGGGCGTGAGTCTGCAAAATGGGGGCGAAAACCAAGTTGCCAATCGGGCCATACTGTAAGGGCAAGTAGTCGGTAAACTAACTAACCTCATTAAAGGAGAGCCCAATGGCAAGCGCGCCCCATACTATTGCTGAACATATCGCAGGAACCGTTAAACAGCTTCGTAAAGAGCGTGGCTGGAGCCTCGACCGTGCTGCAGGGGCTACCGGAGTAAGCAAAGCGATGTTGGGTCAGATTGAACGGGGGGAGTCTAGCCCGACGGTGTCTACCCTTTGGAAGATCGCCAGCGGTTTTAAAGTCTCATTCTCTCGGTTATTTGATGGTGATAAGCCCGCGCTGGGGGAGCTGCATCGGGATGGCTGGGAATCGGTATGGGGAGAGGATAGCGTGGGGATGCAGGCAAGGCTGCTGTTCCCTTACGATCCGCTGCTGGGCTTTGAAATGTTTATGATTGAGCTAGCGCCCGGTGCGATGAGTGAATCATCAGCCCACGCCAGCGGGGTTGTGGAGCATATTGTGGTGGTAGAAGGCGAAATGGAGCTGCGCATTGATGAACGCTGGCAAACCCTTCGAGTGGGCGAGGGGCTGCGCTTTTTTGCCGACAGGCCCCACGCCATGCGTAATAACACCGCCACGCGGTTACGCTTTCACGATGTGATTCACTATCTACCAGGGGCCGCTTCCGGCGCCTGAGCGCGCAGCCAGTTAAGCTCATCGGCCCAGATCTCGGGTTCAACAGTTTCTAAGATCATGGGAATGCCGCTAATGCGAGCATCCTGCATGATAGTGGTAAACGCAGCTAATCCGATATTGCCTTTCCCCAAGCTGTGGTGGCGATCAACGCGGCTGGCAAAGGCGCTTTTGGCATCGTTAAGGTGCATACCCCGCAAAAATTCAAAGCCCACCACCTTGCCAAGCTCATTCAGCGTATCTTGGGTGGCGTCGGCGGTGCGTAAGTCATACCCCGCAGCGAAGGCGTGGCAAGTATCAATACAGACGCCAACCCGGGTTTTGTCGTCGACGTGTTCGATGATTTCCGCCAGATGCTCAAAACGCCAGCCAAGGTTAGTGCCTTGGCCTGCGGTGTTCTCGATGACTGCTGTGACGCCTTGAGTATGGCTTAGCGCTTCGTTGAGCGACTCAGCAATCCGCTTGAGGCAATCGGACTCGCTGATCTTATTTAAATGGCTGCCGGGGTGAAAATTGAGCAGCGTGAGCCCCAACTGCTCGCAACGCTGCATTTCGTCTAAAAACGCAGCGCGGGATTTTTCCAGCCCCTCGGCTTCCGGGTGGCCAAGGTTAATCAGGTAGCTGTCGTGGGGCAAAATTTGCTCGGGGCCAAAGCCGTGCCTTTGACAGGCTTGCTTAAACGCTAAAATAGCCTCGTCGGTAAGCGGTTTGCCTTTCCACTGACGCTGATTTTTAGTGAACAGAGCAAACGCCGTTGCACCGATTTCCACGGCACGGGTAACGGCTTGGTCTGCACCGCCTGCGGCACTGACGTGGGCGCCTAAGTATTTCATCATTTTCCTTAGCCGTGCTGGCGTCGGTTATTAAGGTAGCGCTGGAAAGCGGCGGGCTCATCAGTTATAGCGCTGGCGATACCCCACGCCCAGCGGCTATCAAAAGCACTTGGGTCGTTGGGGGTATAACACAAAATCTGATAGCCATTTTCTCGCATGGCGTCGGCCTGGGAGCGCTTTAAATGCGGCCAATGCGCATGAATGCTAAAGGCTTCTACCGCTTCGCATTGGGCGCGCCACTCTTTGGGCGTGCTACCGAACAGCACCCCAAGCGCAAGCGCTTCTTTAGGCGCAAAATGGCGGCAGTGGGCAAGCGCGACGGGATCAAATGATGAAACGATTAATCGCTCGGCGGGTAAAGCTGCCAACACACTTGGCATGACGGTGTCGACGAGGGCGATGGGATCGCGGCCTTTATTGACCTTAATCTCTAAATTCACTCCCATGTTTAGCTCATTAAGCAGCGCAAGCATCGCTTCTAGGCTGGCCATTTTCTCCCCAGAAAAACCATCGCCAAACCAACTGCCAACGTCTAAGCGCTGTGCCTGCTGCCAGGTCATTGTGGCAAGCTCTCCACGGCCGTCGGAGCAGCGGCTAACATCGCTATCGTGCCAAATAACCGGCGCACCATCGCCCAGCAGCTGAACATCCAATTCTACCCAGGTGGCGCCTGCATCATAGGCGGCACGAACCGCTGTTAAGGTGTTTTCTGGCGCCGCGGCTGAATAGCCACGGTGGGCAATAAGGGTGGGCAAGTTGATTGCTGGATGCGTCATATCACAGCCTTCTAAATGTAACCAAGTAGGTTGGGAAGTCTAGCATGGCTGCATGACATGGGTGTGTCGCCGTACATAGGCTATTGCTTGATTTATTGGTGGCGACGCGTTTGGATAGCGGTACAAGGTACGTCCAATTAATAACAAGGAGTTCGAAGTATGGCTAAACGCATAGAGTTTTCCAAAACCGGTGGTTCAGAGGTGTTGGAGTGGGTAGATGTTGAGCCCGCAACGCCTGCTGCTGGTGAAGTACGTATTGTTAATAAGGCGGTAGGGCTTAACTTTATTGATATCTACTTCCGCACCGGGCTGTATCCGGCGCCGTCTATGCCCTCAGGCCTGGGCACTGAAGGGGCTGGCGTGGTCGACGCGGTCGGTGAGGGAGTTACCCACTTAAAGGCCGGTGACCGCGTGGCCTACGCCCAAGGCCCGCTGGGTGCCTACGCCGAGGTACATACACTGCCTGCTGCTAAAGTGGTTAAATTGCCGGACTTTATTGATTTTGAGACGGCCGCTGCCAGCATGCTGAAAGGCTTAACCGTTCAGTATTTGCTACGCCAAACCTACGAGTTAAAAGGCGGTGAAACCATTTTGTTCCATGCGGCGGCCGGGGGAGTTGGCTCCATTGCCTGTCAGTGGGCTAAAGCGTTAGGCGTTAAGCTAATCGGCACCGTTAGCTCTCAAGAGAAAGCGGATCTTGCCATTGCGAATGGCGCCTGGGCGACGATTAACTACACCAAAGAGAACGTCGTGGAGCGGGTACGCGAGCTGACTAACGGCGAAATGTGCGATGTGGTCTATGACTCTGTAGGCAAAGATACCTGGGAAATGTCGCTGGACTGTTTAAAACCCCGCGCACTGATGGTGAGCTTTGGTAATGCTTCTGGCCCTGTGGATGGGGTGAATATCGGCATTCTTAACCAAAAAGGCGCGCTGTTTGTGACCCGGCCAAGCCTGAATGGCTACGCCGATACCCGCGAACGCCTAGAGATGAT from Halomonas sp. 7T harbors:
- a CDS encoding amidase — translated: MSDTDLGLMDARSLANLYESQQASPLEATRAALGRIEQFNKQVNAYVYVDTEGAESAAKASARRWGQDKPLSPIDGVPISIKDLTQVAGMPCREGSLTTSDALCDTDAPPARMLREAGAIILGKTNTPEFGWKAVTDNRVFGATANPWDTRLTAGGSSGGAAAAAALNMGVLHQGGDSGGSIRIPAAFTGVFGFKPTFGWTPQWPPSKEPSLSHLGPLTRSVKDAVSMLNVMGRYDYRDPYATRGQPECWGEDLDKGLEGLRIGFSSDLGYAQVDPQVAARVREAADKLAALGAEVVEVNPGFESPLDTFRKLWFTASLEQWSQMSSAQRELLDPGLVANAKKAERWSAVELFRALADRATLTQRLEYFNQQYHLLMTPAVTLPAFDINHEVPPGSNMRDWEEWAAFSYPFNLSQQPAASVPCGFTEQGLPVGFQLAGGKYDDKRVLRACHAYMQAHPPRFPSIPNPAHFAS
- a CDS encoding helix-turn-helix domain-containing protein, which translates into the protein MASAPHTIAEHIAGTVKQLRKERGWSLDRAAGATGVSKAMLGQIERGESSPTVSTLWKIASGFKVSFSRLFDGDKPALGELHRDGWESVWGEDSVGMQARLLFPYDPLLGFEMFMIELAPGAMSESSAHASGVVEHIVVVEGEMELRIDERWQTLRVGEGLRFFADRPHAMRNNTATRLRFHDVIHYLPGAASGA
- the nfo gene encoding deoxyribonuclease IV, translated to MKYLGAHVSAAGGADQAVTRAVEIGATAFALFTKNQRQWKGKPLTDEAILAFKQACQRHGFGPEQILPHDSYLINLGHPEAEGLEKSRAAFLDEMQRCEQLGLTLLNFHPGSHLNKISESDCLKRIAESLNEALSHTQGVTAVIENTAGQGTNLGWRFEHLAEIIEHVDDKTRVGVCIDTCHAFAAGYDLRTADATQDTLNELGKVVGFEFLRGMHLNDAKSAFASRVDRHHSLGKGNIGLAAFTTIMQDARISGIPMILETVEPEIWADELNWLRAQAPEAAPGR
- a CDS encoding glycerophosphodiester phosphodiesterase family protein, translating into MTHPAINLPTLIAHRGYSAAAPENTLTAVRAAYDAGATWVELDVQLLGDGAPVIWHDSDVSRCSDGRGELATMTWQQAQRLDVGSWFGDGFSGEKMASLEAMLALLNELNMGVNLEIKVNKGRDPIALVDTVMPSVLAALPAERLIVSSFDPVALAHCRHFAPKEALALGVLFGSTPKEWRAQCEAVEAFSIHAHWPHLKRSQADAMRENGYQILCYTPNDPSAFDSRWAWGIASAITDEPAAFQRYLNNRRQHG
- a CDS encoding NADPH:quinone reductase: MAKRIEFSKTGGSEVLEWVDVEPATPAAGEVRIVNKAVGLNFIDIYFRTGLYPAPSMPSGLGTEGAGVVDAVGEGVTHLKAGDRVAYAQGPLGAYAEVHTLPAAKVVKLPDFIDFETAAASMLKGLTVQYLLRQTYELKGGETILFHAAAGGVGSIACQWAKALGVKLIGTVSSQEKADLAIANGAWATINYTKENVVERVRELTNGEMCDVVYDSVGKDTWEMSLDCLKPRALMVSFGNASGPVDGVNIGILNQKGALFVTRPSLNGYADTRERLEMMCEDFFAMIESGKLKIDVANRYPLQEAGKAQDALQSRKTTGSTVLLP